From Leptotrichia wadei, one genomic window encodes:
- a CDS encoding type II toxin-antitoxin system death-on-curing family toxin, with amino-acid sequence MMIRYFDIENVALIHEKVLKKSGGLLGFKDEGGISQVCDFVQNDLYYPTFLEKLSYIIFSISKNHFFNDGNKRTALMCGAYFLSINGYREKIDLYITDMETYIVELVEGKISREELIEILKKYI; translated from the coding sequence ATGATGATTAGATATTTTGATATTGAAAACGTAGCTTTGATTCATGAAAAAGTCTTAAAAAAAAGTGGTGGATTGCTTGGTTTTAAAGATGAAGGCGGAATTAGTCAAGTATGTGATTTTGTGCAGAATGATTTATATTATCCGACATTTTTAGAAAAATTATCATATATAATTTTTAGCATATCTAAAAATCATTTTTTCAATGATGGAAACAAAAGAACTGCATTAATGTGTGGAGCATATTTTCTTTCAATCAATGGTTATAGAGAAAAAATAGATTTATATATAACTGACATGGAAACATATATAGTTGAATTAGTAGAAGGGAAAATTAGCAGAGAAGAGTTAATAGAAATATTAAAAAAATATATTTAA
- a CDS encoding PTS fructose transporter subunit IIABC: MKISDLLIKDRISLDVKSTTKVDIIKELARLHEKTGVLNDYDGYVEALMAREAQSSTGIGEGIAIPHAKTKYVKKPALAMGRKPEGIDYDSLDGEPATLFFMIAAPDGANNTHIETLARLSQLLLDDDFKEALENAKTADEVLEIINKAEAEKFAEEEKKDAVTAQAPTDENAPYIIAATACPTGIAHTYMAAEALKKAADEMGINIKVETNGADGRKNVLTDEDIKKATGVILAINRNIEVDRFDGKPLIQVEAKEGINNAKALIQQVLDGKAPIFHASGSKTADSSESSSSEKKGLYKHLLSGVSYMLPLVISGGILIALAFLVDTLSGNGGAGAEYGSKAPLAKMLKDIGGQAFGLFVPVLAGYIAYSISERAALAAGLVAGAIATAGGSGFIGALLGGFLAGYVVQGLVKALSGMPRSLSGLKMILLYPVLSVLITGVAMVLVINPFAAIINNGLNAWLNGMSGSSAVLLGAVLGGMMAIDMGGPVNKAAYVFGSGTLAATMTSGGSLPMAAVMAGGMVPPIAIALASTLFKNKFTAQEREAGLTNYIMGFSFITEGAIPYAAADPTRVIPASVVGSAIAGALTGLFNIKIPAPHGGILVMALSNNFFLYLIAVIIGSIVSAIVLGALKPAIKEG; encoded by the coding sequence ATGAAAATATCTGACTTACTGATTAAAGATAGAATTAGTCTAGATGTGAAATCTACAACTAAAGTAGATATAATTAAAGAACTTGCCAGACTGCACGAAAAAACAGGTGTCCTGAATGATTATGACGGATATGTAGAGGCATTGATGGCTAGAGAAGCTCAAAGCTCAACTGGAATTGGTGAAGGAATCGCAATTCCACATGCTAAGACAAAATATGTAAAAAAACCTGCACTTGCAATGGGTAGAAAACCAGAAGGAATTGATTACGATTCATTGGATGGAGAACCTGCAACATTGTTCTTTATGATTGCCGCTCCAGATGGCGCAAATAACACTCATATTGAAACACTTGCAAGATTATCACAATTATTATTGGATGATGATTTCAAGGAAGCTCTTGAAAATGCAAAGACAGCTGATGAAGTACTGGAAATCATTAATAAAGCTGAAGCAGAAAAATTTGCAGAAGAAGAAAAGAAAGATGCTGTAACTGCACAAGCTCCAACTGATGAAAATGCTCCTTACATAATCGCAGCAACAGCCTGCCCAACAGGAATTGCCCATACTTATATGGCGGCAGAAGCACTAAAAAAAGCGGCTGATGAAATGGGAATAAATATAAAAGTTGAAACAAACGGTGCAGATGGTAGAAAAAATGTCTTGACTGATGAAGATATTAAAAAAGCTACCGGTGTAATTTTGGCAATTAACAGAAATATCGAAGTTGACAGATTTGATGGAAAACCGTTAATTCAAGTGGAAGCAAAAGAAGGAATTAACAATGCAAAAGCATTAATTCAACAGGTTTTAGATGGAAAAGCTCCTATTTTCCATGCAAGCGGTTCAAAAACTGCAGATTCTTCTGAATCATCTTCATCTGAGAAAAAAGGACTTTACAAACACTTATTAAGTGGAGTTTCATATATGCTTCCGTTAGTAATAAGTGGTGGAATTTTGATAGCATTGGCATTTTTAGTTGATACATTGTCTGGTAATGGTGGAGCTGGAGCAGAATACGGTTCTAAAGCACCGCTAGCTAAAATGTTAAAAGATATTGGCGGACAGGCATTTGGATTGTTTGTTCCAGTATTAGCTGGATATATTGCTTACAGTATTAGTGAAAGAGCGGCATTAGCGGCAGGACTAGTTGCAGGAGCTATTGCAACAGCTGGTGGTTCTGGATTTATTGGTGCATTGCTTGGTGGATTTTTAGCTGGATATGTTGTACAAGGTTTAGTAAAAGCATTATCAGGTATGCCAAGATCTTTAAGCGGATTGAAAATGATATTATTGTATCCAGTTTTATCAGTATTAATCACAGGTGTAGCAATGGTACTTGTTATAAATCCGTTTGCAGCAATAATTAACAATGGTTTAAATGCTTGGTTAAATGGAATGTCTGGTTCAAGCGCTGTTCTATTAGGTGCAGTTCTTGGTGGAATGATGGCTATTGATATGGGAGGCCCTGTAAATAAGGCAGCTTATGTATTTGGTTCTGGAACATTGGCAGCTACAATGACATCTGGTGGAAGTTTACCAATGGCAGCAGTTATGGCTGGTGGAATGGTTCCTCCAATCGCAATCGCATTAGCATCAACATTATTTAAAAATAAATTTACTGCACAAGAAAGAGAAGCAGGACTTACAAACTACATTATGGGATTCTCATTCATCACAGAAGGTGCAATCCCTTATGCAGCAGCAGATCCAACAAGAGTAATACCAGCAAGTGTCGTAGGTTCAGCAATCGCAGGAGCATTAACAGGACTATTTAATATAAAAATACCTGCTCCACATGGTGGAATCCTAGTAATGGCATTAAGCAACAACTTCTTCCTATATTTAATAGCAGTTATAATTGGAAGTATTGTTTCGGCTATTGTTTTAGGAGCATTAAAACCTGCCATAAAAGAAGGATAA
- the pfkB gene encoding 1-phosphofructokinase, with protein MIYTLTLNPALDYDMYLKDDLKAEHLNLAHEVNYRAGGKGINVSKVLKNLDVESTAIGFVAGFVGDFIVKDLKKDNIKSEFVELEGNTRINVKVNGNDKETELTGVSPEITAEKLQELTNKISDLKDGDILVLSGSIPSSISSKIYKQLSENVKANVEIVLDTRGNLLQDNIHNNLFVKPNIHELREMFNEKLETKAEIVEKCKFFLDRGVKNVILSRGGEGALLVNKDFVLEASVPKGQLINSIGAGDSMVAGFTAGFVKGLSPEDSFRLAVASGSATAYSYGLAEKDLVNKLYDEIEISKETF; from the coding sequence ATGATTTACACATTGACATTGAATCCAGCATTGGATTATGACATGTATCTGAAGGATGATTTAAAAGCAGAACATTTGAATCTTGCCCACGAAGTAAATTATAGAGCTGGTGGAAAAGGGATTAATGTTTCTAAAGTATTGAAAAATCTGGATGTGGAATCTACAGCAATTGGATTTGTTGCTGGATTTGTTGGAGATTTTATTGTTAAAGATTTAAAAAAAGATAACATAAAATCTGAATTTGTGGAACTTGAAGGAAATACTAGAATTAATGTAAAGGTTAATGGGAATGACAAGGAAACTGAACTTACCGGAGTTTCACCAGAAATTACAGCAGAAAAATTGCAGGAACTAACTAACAAAATTTCTGATTTAAAAGATGGAGATATACTTGTTTTATCTGGAAGCATCCCATCTTCAATCAGCAGCAAAATTTATAAGCAATTATCTGAAAATGTAAAAGCAAATGTTGAAATTGTGCTTGATACAAGAGGAAATTTATTGCAAGACAATATTCACAATAATCTTTTTGTTAAGCCGAATATTCATGAACTAAGAGAAATGTTTAACGAAAAACTGGAAACAAAGGCTGAAATCGTAGAAAAATGTAAATTCTTTTTAGACAGAGGAGTTAAAAATGTCATTTTATCTAGAGGCGGCGAAGGCGCATTGCTTGTAAACAAGGACTTTGTGCTGGAAGCATCTGTTCCAAAAGGGCAATTAATCAACTCAATTGGTGCTGGAGATTCTATGGTTGCAGGATTTACTGCAGGATTTGTAAAGGGGCTTTCTCCAGAAGATTCATTTAGATTAGCAGTCGCTTCAGGAAGTGCTACAGCTTATTCTTATGGACTTGCAGAAAAGGATTTAGTAAATAAATTGTATGATGAAATTGAAATTTCAAAGGAAACTTTTTAA
- a CDS encoding RNA-guided endonuclease InsQ/TnpB family protein produces MYLTLKQQVKHLSKNEFRNLKCLSHIAKNLTNEAIYNIRQYYFNKKKYLSYNENYKMLKNSDNYKKLNSNMAQQILKEVDGSFKSFFGLLKLARNGQYNFKDIKLPKYLAKDGFTTLVIGFVRLKDDILIVPYSNAFRKTHKEITIKLPPVLKGKKIKEIRIIQKQHSRYFEIQYTYEVKEVQRELDKENVLGIDLGIDNLCTCVTNTGVSFIIDGRKLKSINQYYNKTNAKLQSIKDKQKIEHITLRQKRIARKRNNRIEDYLSKAARIIINYCLNNDIGKIVLGYNEDFQRKSNIGSINNQNFVNIPYGKLRDKLIYLCKLYGIEFKLQEESYTSKASFFDGDEIPIYDKENQKEYIFSGKRIKRGLYQTSTGKLINADCNGALNILRKSKVVDLSILYNRGELNTPKRIRVV; encoded by the coding sequence ATGTATTTAACTCTAAAACAACAAGTAAAACATCTTAGTAAAAATGAGTTTAGGAATTTAAAATGTTTATCTCATATAGCCAAGAACTTAACTAATGAAGCTATATATAATATTAGACAGTATTATTTTAATAAGAAAAAGTATTTAAGTTATAACGAAAACTATAAAATGCTTAAAAATAGTGATAATTATAAAAAATTAAATTCTAATATGGCTCAACAAATTTTAAAAGAAGTAGACGGAAGTTTTAAATCATTTTTTGGACTTTTAAAACTTGCTAGGAATGGTCAATATAATTTTAAAGATATAAAATTACCTAAATATCTTGCTAAAGATGGATTTACTACTCTTGTTATAGGTTTTGTTAGATTAAAAGATGATATTCTGATAGTTCCTTATTCAAATGCATTTAGAAAGACACATAAGGAAATCACAATAAAACTACCACCAGTATTAAAAGGCAAGAAGATAAAAGAGATTAGAATAATACAAAAACAACATTCTAGGTACTTTGAAATTCAATATACTTACGAAGTAAAAGAAGTTCAAAGGGAATTAGATAAAGAAAATGTACTAGGAATTGATTTAGGTATAGATAATCTTTGTACTTGTGTTACAAATACTGGAGTTTCATTCATAATAGATGGTAGAAAATTAAAATCAATAAATCAATACTATAATAAGACAAATGCAAAATTACAAAGCATAAAAGATAAGCAAAAGATTGAGCATATAACATTAAGGCAAAAGAGAATAGCTAGAAAGAGAAATAATCGTATAGAAGATTACCTTTCAAAAGCAGCAAGAATAATTATAAATTATTGTCTTAATAATGATATAGGAAAAATAGTTCTAGGATATAATGAAGATTTTCAAAGAAAATCAAATATTGGAAGTATAAATAATCAAAACTTTGTAAACATACCATATGGAAAATTAAGAGATAAATTAATATATCTATGTAAACTATATGGAATAGAATTCAAACTACAAGAAGAGAGTTATACATCAAAAGCAAGTTTCTTTGATGGAGATGAGATTCCAATATATGATAAAGAAAATCAAAAAGAATATATATTCAGTGGAAAAAGGATAAAAAGAGGACTATATCAAACAAGCACAGGAAAACTTATAAATGCAGATTGTAATGGAGCATTAAACATATTAAGGAAAAGTAAAGTTGTGGATTTAAGTATCCTATACAATAGAGGTGAGCTGAACACACCTAAAAGAATAAGGGTAGTGTAA
- a CDS encoding autotransporter domain-containing protein has product MGGSDIWPAGDIRGNKNPSLEGGLPYFEKTLEKSWVNVVALVNKSGTAGLEWKDLEPLSNAGVASKWTITAVSEDGTSAKAAENVAKAVDQVREKFPGMKMDMIRDIILSTATDIGAAGVDDVFGYGLLNATTALNGPRNLNYRLSKFHVPDTKTWVFRNNIYGSYTDLEKNGKGTLVLEGKNSFYKIKVDGGTLVLKGDNTSEYETIIKDGILDVKKKFTPKNIEIETNGTLITNPETVIGEISKNYHTEEITVNKAVDVVNKGTLKNIGTGAIITGNYTAKYGSVTEAEIGSKLIVKGTIKIDGRERNQTLGSTVKLLSNGYVTAMPTTSAVIEAEKGIEGQFAKVETDGLINGKVENKGNSIEATISRKNVEDYVNSLKNSDEMQKNTAKNVEVSFKELDKKIAEGNANVSNFALGAAKLQKNSLSLSSSILDSLSGQIYASAQALTFQQSQTINKDLSNRLVMLGTLDNASDKFGLWISSIGANGKLKQNGYAEGKTKVYGGQVGIDKQFGENLILGTALAYSKGNVKFDRHGGKSDADNFGISVYGRVGNKDNLMYLQGRVGLGFVNSEVKRDIILSENDISRGKIEHNDKVISGYLETGYDVKKGDFVLTPFAGISHDTVQRGAFHEENSQFGLKADKKTYKQTSGLAGVRVSQKFNFENGSKTTLQGYITHQRAFNNEDLNFKASYSGLPDAKFKVKGIGLSKNQTWVGAGVLNEVSSKFAWYLNYDGKIDKKAKNNVFTAGMRVNF; this is encoded by the coding sequence GTGGGAGGTTCAGATATTTGGCCAGCGGGGGATATCAGAGGAAATAAAAATCCATCACTTGAAGGAGGACTTCCTTATTTTGAAAAAACTTTGGAAAAATCTTGGGTAAATGTAGTTGCACTTGTGAATAAATCTGGAACTGCAGGATTGGAATGGAAGGATTTAGAGCCATTGTCAAATGCAGGGGTAGCTAGTAAATGGACTATAACTGCGGTAAGTGAAGATGGAACATCAGCAAAAGCAGCGGAAAATGTTGCAAAAGCGGTAGATCAGGTACGTGAAAAATTTCCTGGAATGAAAATGGATATGATTAGAGACATAATTCTTTCAACAGCTACTGATATCGGAGCAGCAGGAGTGGATGATGTATTTGGATATGGACTTTTAAATGCTACTACTGCTTTAAATGGACCAAGAAACTTGAATTACAGGTTAAGCAAGTTTCATGTTCCAGATACAAAAACTTGGGTTTTTAGAAATAATATTTATGGCTCGTATACAGATTTAGAAAAAAACGGAAAAGGGACATTAGTTTTAGAAGGAAAAAATTCTTTTTATAAAATAAAAGTAGATGGTGGAACACTAGTTTTGAAAGGAGACAATACTTCTGAATATGAAACAATAATAAAAGATGGAATACTCGATGTTAAGAAAAAATTTACTCCCAAAAATATTGAAATAGAAACAAATGGAACATTGATTACAAATCCTGAAACTGTGATAGGAGAAATTTCTAAAAATTATCATACGGAGGAGATAACTGTTAATAAGGCAGTTGATGTTGTAAATAAAGGAACATTAAAGAATATTGGAACAGGAGCGATTATAACTGGAAATTATACAGCGAAATATGGTTCAGTGACAGAAGCAGAAATTGGATCAAAATTAATAGTAAAAGGAACAATAAAAATTGATGGAAGAGAAAGAAATCAAACTTTGGGAAGCACAGTAAAACTTTTGAGTAATGGATACGTTACTGCAATGCCAACAACATCGGCAGTTATTGAAGCTGAAAAAGGAATAGAAGGACAATTTGCAAAAGTGGAAACTGATGGATTGATTAATGGAAAAGTGGAAAATAAAGGAAATTCAATTGAAGCTACAATTAGTAGAAAAAATGTGGAAGATTATGTAAATAGTTTGAAAAATAGCGATGAAATGCAGAAGAATACTGCTAAAAATGTAGAGGTTTCCTTTAAAGAATTAGATAAAAAAATAGCTGAAGGAAATGCAAATGTTTCTAATTTTGCTTTAGGTGCGGCAAAACTTCAAAAAAATTCCCTATCTTTGAGTTCAAGTATATTAGATAGTTTATCAGGACAAATTTATGCTTCAGCTCAAGCTTTAACATTTCAACAATCGCAAACAATAAATAAGGATTTATCAAATAGACTTGTAATGCTCGGAACGCTTGATAATGCTAGTGATAAATTTGGATTATGGATTTCTTCCATTGGAGCTAATGGGAAATTAAAACAAAATGGGTATGCTGAAGGAAAAACTAAAGTTTATGGAGGACAGGTTGGAATTGATAAGCAATTTGGAGAAAATTTGATTTTAGGAACGGCTTTAGCTTATTCAAAAGGGAATGTGAAATTTGATAGACATGGTGGAAAATCAGATGCGGATAATTTTGGAATTTCAGTGTATGGAAGAGTTGGAAATAAAGATAATCTGATGTATTTGCAAGGAAGAGTTGGACTTGGATTTGTAAATAGTGAAGTTAAAAGGGATATTATTTTATCTGAAAATGATATTTCACGAGGAAAAATTGAGCATAATGATAAAGTAATTTCAGGATATTTAGAAACAGGGTATGATGTGAAAAAAGGTGATTTTGTATTGACACCATTTGCTGGAATCTCGCACGATACAGTTCAAAGAGGAGCATTTCATGAGGAAAATAGCCAATTTGGATTAAAGGCGGATAAAAAGACTTACAAACAAACAAGTGGACTTGCTGGAGTTAGAGTTAGTCAGAAATTTAATTTTGAAAATGGTTCAAAAACTACATTACAAGGATATATAACACATCAAAGGGCATTTAATAATGAAGATTTGAATTTTAAAGCATCATATTCAGGACTACCAGATGCAAAATTTAAAGTAAAGGGAATAGGACTTTCAAAGAACCAAACATGGGTAGGAGCTGGAGTTTTAAATGAAGTTAGTTCAAAATTTGCCTGGTATTTGAATTATGATGGAAAAATTGATAAAAAGGCTAAAAATAATGTGTTTACAGCTGGTATGAGAGTTAATTTTTGA
- the adhP gene encoding alcohol dehydrogenase AdhP, translated as MKAVVVNKEGTGVEVVEKELRGLKAGEALVDVEYCGVCHTDLHVAHGDFGKVPGRVLGHEGIGIVREVAEGVTSLKPGDRVSIAWFFEGCGRCEYCINGQETLCRDVINAGYSADGGMAEQCIVTADYAVKVPEGLDPVQASSITCAGVTTYKAIKVGKPQPGQWVVIYGVGGLGNLAVQYAKKVFNTHVIAVDINDDKLALAKEVGADYVINGKKEDPVAKIKELSGIGAHIAVVTAVSKVAFNQAVDSVRAAGKVVAVGLPSETMDLPIVKTVLDGIEVIGSLVGTREDLREAFQFGAEGLVVPVVQTRTIEEAPEIFKEMEEGTIQGRMVIDMHSHSCCCGHKH; from the coding sequence ATGAAAGCAGTAGTAGTTAATAAAGAAGGAACTGGAGTAGAAGTTGTAGAAAAAGAATTAAGAGGACTAAAAGCCGGAGAAGCATTAGTTGATGTGGAATATTGCGGTGTTTGCCATACTGACCTGCATGTGGCTCATGGTGACTTTGGGAAAGTTCCGGGAAGAGTTTTAGGGCATGAAGGAATTGGGATTGTAAGAGAAGTTGCTGAAGGTGTGACATCATTAAAACCTGGAGATAGAGTTAGTATTGCCTGGTTCTTTGAAGGATGTGGAAGATGTGAATACTGTATTAATGGACAGGAAACATTATGTAGAGATGTAATAAATGCTGGATATTCTGCAGATGGTGGAATGGCTGAACAATGTATCGTTACGGCTGATTATGCGGTAAAAGTGCCTGAAGGACTGGATCCGGTTCAAGCCAGCAGCATCACTTGTGCAGGAGTTACAACTTATAAAGCTATAAAAGTTGGAAAACCTCAACCAGGACAATGGGTAGTAATTTACGGTGTAGGAGGATTAGGAAACTTGGCAGTTCAATATGCTAAAAAAGTGTTTAACACTCACGTAATTGCTGTTGATATTAATGATGATAAATTGGCACTTGCTAAAGAAGTTGGAGCAGATTATGTTATAAATGGTAAAAAAGAAGATCCAGTTGCAAAAATTAAAGAATTAAGCGGAATTGGAGCTCATATTGCTGTAGTTACTGCTGTATCAAAAGTTGCATTTAACCAAGCTGTTGATTCAGTAAGAGCTGCAGGAAAAGTTGTAGCTGTTGGATTACCATCAGAAACTATGGACTTGCCAATCGTAAAAACTGTATTGGACGGTATTGAAGTAATTGGATCGCTTGTTGGAACAAGAGAAGACTTGAGAGAAGCATTCCAATTTGGAGCTGAAGGATTGGTTGTGCCAGTAGTTCAAACTAGAACTATTGAAGAAGCTCCTGAAATCTTTAAGGAAATGGAAGAAGGAACAATTCAAGGACGTATGGTAATTGATATGCATTCTCATTCTTGCTGTTGCGGACATAAACATTAA
- the mgtE gene encoding magnesium transporter yields the protein MENNIIQKLIDEKKYFEIRKYLNDLNIVEVSELLNQFESSELIMIFRLLSKNRAADVFSYLDSEHQEMIIKTMTDVETKNIFDELYFDDIVDIIEEMPSNVVKKILKNTDAKDRHTINLLLKYPDNSAGSIMTTEYMDLKKDMTASSAIFKIRDVMEDMANVYTCYVIDEGRRLEGVISLKELITSEDDEPIQNLMNKNVISVHVNDDQEKVAEIIKKYNLIVLPVTDDENRLLGIITIDDVMDVVEQEATEDFHRMAGISPVEESYLKTSAFTMARQRISWLIVLMISATFTGRIISKYEDVLQSVVILSSFIPMLMDTGGNAGAQSSTIVVRALALGEVDTKDTFKILKKEFLISFIVAVVLAAINFLRIITLTKTPLNVAMTVSVTLIFVVIISKIIGAFLPVIAKTFKMDPAIMAGPLITTILDALTLTIYFRFATMFLSNVIK from the coding sequence ATGGAAAACAACATTATTCAAAAACTTATAGATGAAAAAAAATATTTTGAAATTAGAAAATATTTAAATGATTTAAACATTGTGGAAGTTTCAGAACTGCTGAATCAGTTTGAGTCTTCTGAACTAATAATGATTTTTCGGCTACTTTCCAAAAATAGGGCAGCCGATGTATTTTCATATCTGGACAGCGAACATCAGGAAATGATTATTAAGACAATGACAGATGTGGAAACTAAAAATATATTTGATGAGCTGTATTTTGACGATATTGTCGATATTATCGAAGAAATGCCGTCAAATGTAGTAAAAAAAATATTAAAGAATACCGATGCAAAAGACAGACACACAATAAATCTTTTGTTAAAATATCCAGATAATTCAGCTGGAAGTATCATGACAACTGAATATATGGACTTAAAAAAGGATATGACAGCTTCTTCTGCAATTTTTAAAATTAGGGATGTTATGGAAGATATGGCAAATGTCTATACCTGCTATGTGATTGATGAAGGTAGGAGGCTGGAAGGAGTAATTTCCCTAAAAGAGCTTATTACGAGCGAGGATGATGAGCCAATTCAAAATCTTATGAATAAAAATGTAATAAGTGTTCATGTAAATGATGATCAGGAAAAGGTTGCGGAAATAATAAAAAAATATAATCTTATCGTACTTCCTGTGACTGATGATGAAAATAGACTTTTAGGAATCATTACGATTGATGATGTAATGGATGTTGTGGAACAGGAAGCGACAGAGGATTTTCATAGAATGGCTGGGATTTCGCCTGTGGAGGAGTCTTATTTAAAAACAAGCGCCTTTACAATGGCAAGACAAAGAATTAGCTGGCTTATTGTGCTTATGATTTCTGCTACATTTACTGGAAGAATTATAAGCAAATATGAAGATGTGCTGCAGTCTGTAGTTATACTTTCTTCATTTATTCCAATGCTGATGGACACTGGAGGAAATGCAGGCGCACAGTCTTCGACAATTGTAGTCCGTGCTTTGGCATTGGGGGAAGTTGATACAAAAGATACTTTTAAAATATTAAAAAAAGAATTTCTTATTTCATTTATAGTAGCTGTTGTTTTGGCGGCAATAAATTTTTTAAGAATTATAACTTTGACAAAAACACCTTTAAATGTTGCAATGACAGTTTCAGTAACTTTAATTTTTGTAGTTATAATTTCTAAAATAATAGGTGCTTTTTTACCAGTTATCGCTAAAACTTTTAAAATGGATCCGGCAATAATGGCAGGGCCTTTAATAACAACGATTTTAGATGCGCTTACTCTTACTATTTACTTTAGATTTGCAACTATGTTTTTAAGTAATGTTATAAAGTAA
- the mgtE gene encoding magnesium transporter encodes MKKIKRIIEDLLKEKKYFEIKKELDKLNAVEISDVINLFKLPELVIMIFRLLKKDKAADVFSYLDSEHQEMIIHASTDVETREIFDELYFDDIVDIIEEMPSDIVKKILKNTDRKDRHLINQLLKYPDNSAGSIMTTEYVDFQKNMTVQEAIGQLKKTGKDKENIYTCYVTDKNGKLEGVLSLKELISKKDSAVIEDIMNTNFVSVNTHDDQEKVADLFKKYDFIVMPVVDHENRLLGIITVDDVLDVVDQEVTEDFHKMAGITSPTDDSYLKTSIFTMAKQRIGWLAVLMISDTISGNIIQGYEKVLAKSIILTAFIPMLMSSGGNVGSQSSTVVIRSLALGEISPKDAFKVIKKEFSIGIMVSIVLALLNFIRLITLEKTNFVIAFVVSLTLVFTVIVSKLVGALLPLGAKIVKADPAVMATPLITTISDAVTLVIYFNFAAMFLKL; translated from the coding sequence ATGAAAAAAATAAAAAGAATAATTGAAGATCTTTTGAAAGAAAAAAAATATTTTGAAATAAAAAAAGAATTAGATAAATTAAATGCAGTTGAAATTTCTGATGTGATAAATTTATTTAAACTGCCAGAGCTTGTAATAATGATTTTTAGACTTTTAAAAAAAGATAAAGCGGCGGATGTGTTTTCATATTTGGATAGTGAACATCAGGAAATGATTATTCACGCTTCAACTGATGTTGAAACACGGGAAATATTTGATGAACTGTATTTTGACGATATTGTTGACATTATCGAGGAAATGCCGTCGGATATTGTAAAAAAAATCTTGAAAAATACGGATAGAAAAGATAGACATTTGATAAACCAGCTTCTAAAATATCCAGATAATTCAGCTGGAAGCATTATGACGACTGAATATGTGGATTTTCAGAAAAATATGACAGTTCAAGAGGCGATAGGACAGCTGAAAAAAACTGGGAAAGACAAGGAAAATATTTATACTTGCTATGTTACGGACAAAAACGGAAAATTGGAAGGCGTGCTTTCACTAAAGGAATTGATTTCTAAAAAGGACAGTGCTGTAATTGAAGATATTATGAATACAAATTTTGTAAGTGTAAATACACATGATGATCAGGAAAAAGTTGCAGATTTATTTAAAAAGTACGATTTTATCGTTATGCCAGTTGTTGACCATGAAAATAGGCTTTTGGGAATAATTACGGTGGATGATGTTTTGGATGTTGTGGATCAGGAAGTTACGGAAGATTTTCACAAAATGGCTGGAATTACTTCACCTACCGATGATTCCTATTTAAAAACAAGCATCTTTACGATGGCAAAGCAAAGAATTGGGTGGCTTGCAGTTCTTATGATTTCCGACACAATTTCTGGAAATATAATACAAGGTTATGAAAAAGTTCTGGCAAAGTCAATAATTTTAACGGCATTTATTCCAATGCTTATGTCAAGCGGAGGAAATGTTGGTTCACAATCTTCAACGGTTGTAATCCGTTCACTTGCACTTGGGGAAATTTCTCCAAAAGATGCCTTTAAAGTAATAAAAAAAGAATTTTCAATTGGAATAATGGTTTCAATAGTTTTGGCGCTGTTAAATTTTATAAGACTTATAACGCTTGAAAAAACTAATTTTGTAATTGCTTTTGTCGTTTCATTGACGCTTGTATTTACAGTAATTGTATCAAAACTGGTTGGAGCACTGCTTCCGCTTGGAGCAAAAATTGTGAAGGCCGATCCAGCAGTTATGGCAACCCCTTTGATAACAACAATTTCAGATGCTGTGACACTTGTAATTTATTTTAATTTTGCAGCGATGTTCTTAAAACTTTAA